A window of Haliscomenobacter hydrossis DSM 1100 contains these coding sequences:
- a CDS encoding SusC/RagA family TonB-linked outer membrane protein — translation MIKNRTLRFFFIPLCSFLLLQYTYAAKETREIEFFIPRVDATVTGEVMDKNSQPIYGATVQIKGTGNGTATDEKGKFTLQVPDLSATLIFSFVGYTEQEIALNGRNSITVTLAENSELLDEVVVTGYGEVKKRDLTGAVASIKATRLENENPRTVQDLLRGNAAGLDVSLNVSPKGGGNLLVRGRASLNASTSPLLVVDGVIYPGDISDINPNDIASVDILKDASSAAVFGARSANGVILITTKKGRSGKPLITLNMNVGKNNIGKNLPLLSPEEFLDWRTDVLWSMAGHDPAREFQFTNPNKLPSTITLDQWKALGGGQGEPTDIWLNRIKLFPLEIANYKAGKTIDWEKELYNFNSIQQDHTVSVSGSNDRTSYYISLGYLNNQGMTKGDFFETIRARMNLETKVTNYLSVGINLQVADRDESTIPIDLGNMIRTTPYGQLYQDDGVTLRQSTNDDVGNNTNPYLDQVYQNRLRKFTNMFSSLFIKGDIGLGFSYQINFTPRFEFFDYLNHTSALRPGLTSRNGITVRENQKTYQWQLDNLLKWNKSFGKHNFDVTLLANAEKFQTWRTLVNAENYSPSDNLSFHNIAAATLFPSVISDDQYQTGDALMGRINYNFSQRYYLTATMRRDGFSAFGQGNPRANFPSMALGWVFSEESFMKGIRNIMDFGKLRLSYGENGNREIGRYAALSALTSGVYSYTSTAGTTYNVGAVRTANMSNPNLRWERNSSINVGIDFGFANSKITGSIDYYDRETQDLLMNRSLPNITGFGSVIANLGQVKNVGFELTLNTENITRNNFSWRTNIAAWTNENKILKLYGAVPVTDANGTTTLVDRDDQANGWFIGRPINQIWDYKVLGVWQVEEKDLAKTYGFTPGDFKLEDLNGDGKYTLDDRQFLGDQNPDFSFNLRNEFKIGKNLDFSFALYGRLGQYTQYNEAKNVDLFYDRSQFYKRPYWTPSNPINDYAKMMSAAGGSVAFNVWRKSSFVRLNNISLAYTLPASIIKKMRFESLKIYVNQQNAAVFTGWEYFDPENKGLTPATTSLGLNVTF, via the coding sequence ATGATAAAAAATCGTACCCTTCGTTTTTTTTTCATTCCACTGTGCAGTTTCTTGTTGTTGCAGTATACCTATGCTGCCAAAGAAACGCGGGAGATTGAATTCTTCATTCCCAGAGTGGACGCTACAGTTACCGGTGAGGTAATGGATAAAAATAGTCAGCCGATTTATGGTGCTACTGTACAGATTAAGGGTACCGGAAACGGTACTGCAACCGATGAAAAAGGAAAATTCACGCTACAGGTTCCTGATTTGAGTGCTACCTTAATTTTCTCATTTGTGGGTTATACCGAGCAAGAAATTGCTTTAAATGGTCGGAATAGCATCACGGTAACCCTTGCTGAAAATTCTGAGCTACTGGACGAAGTAGTGGTAACTGGTTATGGTGAGGTAAAAAAAAGAGACCTGACCGGAGCCGTTGCTTCTATAAAGGCTACGCGATTAGAAAATGAGAATCCGCGCACCGTTCAAGATTTGCTAAGAGGTAATGCGGCGGGTCTAGATGTTAGTTTAAACGTCTCTCCAAAAGGTGGGGGTAACCTATTGGTCCGTGGTCGAGCCTCCCTGAATGCCTCCACTTCGCCACTCTTGGTGGTCGATGGCGTCATTTATCCGGGGGACATCAGTGACATCAACCCCAATGACATTGCCAGCGTCGACATCTTGAAAGATGCCAGTTCAGCAGCCGTTTTTGGTGCACGTTCTGCCAATGGGGTAATCTTGATCACCACCAAAAAAGGCCGATCCGGCAAACCACTGATCACCCTCAATATGAATGTGGGCAAAAACAACATCGGGAAAAACCTGCCCTTGCTCAGTCCAGAGGAGTTTCTGGACTGGAGAACCGATGTACTGTGGAGTATGGCTGGCCACGATCCAGCCCGGGAATTCCAGTTCACCAATCCCAATAAGTTGCCATCAACCATTACCCTGGACCAGTGGAAAGCCCTGGGTGGTGGTCAGGGTGAACCAACCGACATATGGTTGAACCGGATCAAACTTTTCCCGCTCGAAATTGCGAATTATAAAGCGGGCAAAACGATTGACTGGGAAAAAGAACTCTACAATTTTAATTCCATTCAGCAAGACCATACAGTCAGTGTTTCTGGCAGCAACGACCGTACTTCCTACTACATTTCGCTGGGTTATCTGAACAACCAGGGGATGACCAAAGGTGATTTCTTTGAAACGATTCGCGCCCGGATGAATTTGGAAACCAAAGTAACCAACTACCTCAGTGTCGGGATTAATCTCCAGGTTGCCGACCGGGATGAGAGCACCATACCGATCGATCTGGGCAACATGATCAGGACTACACCATACGGACAGCTTTATCAGGACGACGGCGTAACCCTGCGCCAAAGTACCAACGACGATGTGGGCAACAACACCAACCCGTATCTTGATCAGGTCTACCAGAACAGGTTGCGCAAGTTTACCAATATGTTTAGCTCCTTGTTCATTAAAGGCGATATTGGCTTGGGGTTCTCCTATCAAATCAATTTCACGCCCCGCTTTGAATTTTTTGATTATCTCAACCATACTTCTGCACTTCGCCCTGGTTTAACCTCGCGCAACGGGATCACCGTCCGGGAAAACCAAAAAACTTACCAATGGCAACTGGATAATTTGTTGAAATGGAACAAGTCATTTGGCAAACATAATTTTGATGTGACCTTGCTCGCCAATGCCGAAAAATTCCAAACCTGGCGAACCTTGGTCAATGCTGAAAATTATTCGCCCAGTGACAATTTGTCCTTTCACAACATTGCTGCCGCAACCTTATTCCCTTCTGTGATCAGCGACGACCAGTACCAGACCGGTGATGCCTTGATGGGCAGGATCAATTACAATTTTTCCCAGCGATACTACTTAACGGCCACGATGCGTCGGGATGGTTTTTCGGCATTCGGCCAAGGTAACCCCCGAGCCAATTTCCCATCGATGGCCCTGGGTTGGGTATTTTCTGAAGAGTCCTTCATGAAGGGAATCAGGAATATCATGGATTTTGGAAAATTGAGACTGTCCTACGGTGAAAACGGTAACCGCGAAATTGGCCGTTATGCAGCCTTGTCCGCACTGACTTCAGGGGTATATTCCTACACTTCTACGGCAGGTACCACGTACAATGTTGGTGCGGTACGCACCGCCAACATGAGTAACCCCAATTTACGCTGGGAAAGAAACAGTTCCATTAACGTAGGCATAGACTTTGGTTTTGCCAATAGCAAAATCACAGGTTCCATTGATTATTACGACCGCGAAACCCAAGACTTGCTGATGAACCGTTCCCTGCCTAACATCACCGGATTTGGAAGTGTAATCGCCAACCTCGGGCAGGTGAAGAACGTAGGTTTTGAACTTACCTTAAATACCGAAAACATTACACGCAACAATTTTTCCTGGCGCACCAATATTGCTGCATGGACCAATGAGAACAAAATTCTGAAACTCTACGGTGCAGTTCCCGTAACCGATGCAAACGGCACAACCACTTTGGTGGATCGAGATGACCAGGCCAACGGTTGGTTTATTGGAAGGCCAATCAACCAGATTTGGGACTACAAAGTACTGGGGGTATGGCAAGTTGAAGAAAAGGATTTGGCCAAAACCTATGGATTTACGCCCGGTGATTTCAAACTGGAGGATCTCAATGGCGATGGTAAATACACCCTGGATGACCGGCAATTCCTGGGCGATCAGAATCCTGATTTCTCCTTCAACCTCCGGAATGAATTCAAAATCGGAAAAAATCTGGATTTTTCATTTGCCCTTTACGGAAGATTGGGTCAGTATACGCAATACAATGAAGCCAAGAACGTGGATCTGTTTTACGACCGTTCCCAGTTCTACAAGCGGCCTTATTGGACTCCCTCCAACCCGATCAATGATTATGCAAAAATGATGTCTGCGGCAGGTGGATCCGTGGCATTTAACGTTTGGCGGAAATCTTCCTTCGTTCGCCTGAACAACATCAGCCTCGCTTACACCTTGCCAGCATCGATCATTAAGAAAATGAGGTTCGAGAGTTTGAAAATTTATGTCAATCAGCAAAATGCCGCGGTATTCACCGGCTGGGAGTATTTCGATCCTGAAAACAAAGGACTTACTCCCGCTACGACCTCGCTCGGCTTAAATGTCACTTTCTGA
- a CDS encoding helix-turn-helix domain-containing protein — protein MKPQLLKITPPPDSSFNLFVQDAPYFAAPWHYHPDYEIVLVMESTGKRFVGSNISNFKPGDLCMIGAYLPHYYRNEEMYYAKNSSRRAKSLVIHFLEDFMGGNFFGLPECQSLKSLLERSKLGLNFGPNAMKEVAPKIVALQHQDGLKRIMELIAILRILSESEDVQELSASTMSLQHEVDSARINGVLSYIIQNYQEEIHLGDMARLANMSESAFSRYFKKRTRRTFSQFITEIRIEHACKLLVQDKMSISAISVDSGFNNLSNFNRQFKMVKQTTPLAYRSSFTQ, from the coding sequence ATGAAACCGCAGCTTTTAAAAATCACTCCACCCCCGGATTCTTCCTTTAACTTGTTTGTACAAGATGCGCCCTATTTTGCTGCTCCCTGGCACTACCACCCTGATTACGAGATTGTTCTGGTAATGGAAAGTACGGGAAAACGTTTTGTGGGCAGCAATATTTCTAATTTTAAACCAGGTGATTTGTGCATGATTGGTGCCTATTTGCCGCATTATTACCGCAATGAAGAAATGTATTATGCAAAAAATTCTTCCCGCAGAGCAAAGTCGCTGGTCATCCATTTTTTGGAAGATTTTATGGGGGGGAATTTTTTTGGATTACCGGAATGTCAAAGCCTGAAATCTTTATTGGAGCGCTCAAAATTGGGCTTAAATTTTGGCCCAAATGCGATGAAAGAGGTTGCACCCAAAATAGTGGCACTACAACATCAAGATGGGCTAAAACGCATCATGGAATTGATTGCGATATTGAGAATTTTAAGCGAAAGTGAAGATGTGCAAGAACTGTCGGCCAGCACAATGTCCTTGCAACATGAAGTGGATTCTGCGCGCATTAATGGTGTTTTGTCCTACATCATTCAGAATTACCAGGAAGAAATACACCTCGGAGATATGGCGCGTTTGGCGAACATGAGTGAATCCGCCTTTAGCCGTTACTTCAAAAAGAGAACCCGCCGCACTTTTTCACAATTCATCACGGAAATCCGCATTGAGCACGCTTGTAAACTGCTGGTGCAGGACAAGATGAGTATTTCGGCCATTTCGGTTGATAGTGGATTCAATAATTTGTCCAATTTTAATCGCCAGTTCAAAATGGTAAAGCAGACAACGCCGTTGGCTTATCGGAGTAGTTTTACGCAATGA
- a CDS encoding 1,4-dihydroxy-6-naphthoate synthase, which yields MKLTLGFSPCPNDTFIFDAMIHGRIDTEGLEFELFLGDVEELNRRAFATDLDITKLSYHAYAHLTDAYVLLDAGSALGNNCGPLLIAKTAITNARIPDLKIAIPGKLTTANFLLSLAYPKAIDKVELLFSEIEEAVLSGRVDAGLIIHENRFTYAEKGLVKLIDLGEFWEQTTGMPIPLGGIVIKRSLSAEIIAKVNRIIRRSVEYAWANPTASEAFVAEHAQEMDPAVRRQHIDLYVNRFSANLGTQGRDAVKYLFKIAQQEGIIPPQQQPIFVQD from the coding sequence ATGAAATTAACGCTTGGCTTTTCCCCTTGTCCCAACGACACTTTTATTTTTGATGCCATGATCCATGGCCGAATTGATACCGAAGGACTCGAATTCGAATTATTTCTGGGCGATGTTGAAGAATTGAACCGCCGCGCCTTCGCCACCGATCTGGACATTACCAAGCTCAGTTACCACGCCTATGCCCACTTAACCGATGCCTATGTTTTACTGGATGCGGGCAGCGCACTGGGCAACAATTGTGGGCCGCTGTTGATTGCCAAAACAGCAATTACCAATGCGCGAATTCCCGATCTAAAAATTGCCATTCCCGGTAAATTGACCACGGCCAATTTTTTACTCAGTTTGGCATACCCTAAAGCTATTGATAAAGTTGAGTTGCTTTTTTCAGAAATCGAAGAGGCGGTACTCAGTGGTCGTGTGGATGCCGGACTGATCATTCACGAAAATCGCTTTACTTACGCCGAAAAAGGGCTGGTAAAGCTCATTGACCTGGGCGAATTTTGGGAACAAACCACCGGAATGCCCATTCCGCTGGGAGGCATTGTCATCAAACGCAGTTTATCAGCAGAAATCATCGCAAAGGTAAACCGTATCATTCGCCGCAGTGTGGAATACGCCTGGGCCAATCCTACGGCATCGGAAGCTTTTGTTGCCGAACATGCTCAGGAAATGGATCCCGCAGTTCGTCGACAGCACATCGATCTATATGTCAATCGTTTCTCGGCAAATTTGGGTACCCAAGGCCGGGATGCCGTCAAATATTTGTTCAAAATTGCCCAACAAGAAGGTATTATTCCACCGCAACAACAACCCATTTTTGTACAAGATTAG
- a CDS encoding RluA family pseudouridine synthase gives MNLQVIYEDNHLIAVNKPAGILVQGDATEDTPLVDYVKDYIKFRYKKPGDVFLGVVHRLDRPVSGAVIFARTSKALTRMNELFKERKVEKNYWAVTERRPSPEAGHLTHYILKDHEKNISKALDQMSNRSKDAKKSDLDYELIGALEGKHLLLVKPITGRPHQIRVQLSKIGCPIVGDLKYGHTQPNNDGSIYLHCRSMIFLHPVTKELVKIVADAPHERLWNQMSALAEQKI, from the coding sequence ATGAACTTACAAGTAATCTACGAAGATAATCATCTCATCGCGGTAAACAAGCCTGCGGGCATTCTGGTTCAAGGAGATGCAACTGAGGATACACCTTTGGTGGACTATGTAAAAGACTACATCAAATTCAGGTACAAAAAACCGGGAGATGTCTTTCTGGGGGTAGTACACCGCTTGGATCGGCCCGTCAGCGGTGCCGTTATTTTTGCCCGTACGAGCAAAGCCTTGACGCGGATGAATGAGCTATTCAAAGAACGGAAGGTAGAAAAAAACTACTGGGCCGTTACGGAGCGGCGCCCTTCCCCAGAAGCAGGGCACTTGACGCACTACATCCTCAAAGATCACGAGAAAAATATCTCCAAGGCCCTGGATCAAATGAGCAATCGCTCTAAAGATGCCAAAAAGTCGGATCTGGATTATGAATTGATCGGTGCATTAGAGGGTAAACACCTGCTCTTGGTCAAGCCCATTACGGGAAGACCCCACCAAATTCGGGTGCAATTGTCAAAAATTGGTTGTCCCATCGTAGGTGACCTGAAGTACGGACATACCCAACCCAATAACGATGGCAGCATTTATTTGCATTGCCGCTCCATGATTTTTCTGCACCCGGTAACCAAAGAACTGGTGAAGATCGTTGCCGATGCGCCGCATGAGCGCTTGTGGAATCAAATGAGCGCTTTGGCGGAACAAAAGATTTAG
- a CDS encoding CobW family GTP-binding protein, translated as MSDHKGSPLQDMPIPVTILTGFLGAGKTSLLNQLIANHPEKKLAIIENEFGEVPIDGDLVIGAQDNIFELANGCICCSLNGELIETLRQLLDSGKVFDHLIIETTGMAEPDAVALSFVSDPGIQAEFQLDGTVCLVDAVSGQETLLEREEAVKQITFADCIVINKANDVQEHYLAALQSNLREMNPLAQITTANYGRTEANLLHLQAYEAGELEQKIKSVVGDSPTHHHHHSDVAAHSFTFDQPFDLLAFIHWSKVLLMIQGKNIYRIKGILDVGNENAKMVFQSVRTQSAFTRAGDWPENEPRLSRIVIIGKNLKREALEKALRSCLSKG; from the coding sequence ATGAGCGACCACAAAGGGTCGCCCCTACAAGATATGCCCATTCCCGTCACCATCCTCACTGGCTTCCTCGGAGCAGGCAAAACCAGTCTGCTCAATCAACTCATCGCCAATCATCCGGAGAAAAAATTGGCCATCATCGAAAATGAATTTGGGGAAGTACCCATTGATGGCGATCTGGTTATTGGTGCTCAAGACAATATTTTTGAGCTAGCCAATGGCTGCATCTGTTGTTCGCTCAACGGGGAACTCATCGAGACCCTACGCCAATTGCTGGATTCCGGAAAGGTTTTTGACCACCTCATCATTGAAACGACCGGAATGGCCGAACCCGATGCCGTCGCCCTTTCGTTTGTCAGTGATCCGGGCATTCAAGCGGAATTTCAATTGGATGGAACCGTTTGTTTGGTCGATGCGGTAAGTGGACAAGAGACGCTGCTGGAGCGCGAAGAAGCCGTTAAACAAATCACTTTTGCCGACTGTATCGTGATCAATAAGGCCAATGACGTACAAGAACACTATCTGGCTGCCTTGCAATCCAATTTGCGTGAAATGAACCCCTTGGCCCAGATCACGACCGCCAATTATGGCCGAACCGAAGCCAATTTGTTGCATTTACAGGCCTATGAAGCCGGCGAATTGGAACAGAAGATAAAAAGTGTGGTTGGAGACTCCCCAACGCATCACCACCACCATTCCGATGTTGCTGCGCATAGTTTCACTTTTGATCAGCCCTTCGACTTGTTGGCCTTTATCCACTGGAGTAAGGTACTGTTGATGATTCAGGGAAAAAACATCTACCGCATCAAGGGAATTCTGGATGTTGGAAATGAAAATGCTAAAATGGTTTTTCAATCGGTGCGCACCCAGTCGGCTTTTACCCGCGCGGGAGATTGGCCAGAAAATGAGCCTCGCCTCTCCAGAATTGTGATTATTGGAAAAAACTTGAAACGGGAAGCTTTGGAAAAGGCGTTGCGAAGCTGCCTGAGTAAAGGTTGA
- the lpdA gene encoding dihydrolipoyl dehydrogenase produces the protein MNFDLIVIGSGPGGYVAAIRASQLGLKVAVVERESLGGICLNWGCIPTKALIKSAQVFEYIQHAEDYGIKVGTSKADWEAIVKRSRGVADGMSKGVNFLMKKNKITVINGHGALTANKEVEVTDAQGAKTLYTATSVIIATGGRAKGLPNVPIDGEKVIDYRKAMVLEKQPKSMVVIGAGAIGVEFAYVYDAIGTEVTVVEFLEQGLLPREDADISKELAKVYSKKGIRVMANSAVETVDISGKGCVVKVKDRKTGNIEEIKCDVVLSAAGVAANIENIGLEALGIKTDRGLIQVDEFYRTNVPGIYAIGDAVPGAALAHVASAEGIICVENITGHHPQPLDYNNIPSCTYCVPEVASVGLTEQQAKEKGYEVKVGKFPFSASGKASAAGDKTGFVKVIFDAKYGEFLGAHMIGQNVTELIAEVVTARKLETTGHEIIKSVHPHPTMSEAVMEAAAAAYGEVIHI, from the coding sequence ATGAATTTTGATCTTATCGTTATCGGCAGCGGTCCGGGTGGTTATGTTGCGGCCATTCGTGCATCTCAATTGGGTTTGAAAGTAGCCGTGGTCGAACGGGAATCATTGGGTGGAATTTGCCTCAACTGGGGCTGTATTCCAACCAAAGCACTCATCAAAAGCGCCCAGGTTTTTGAATACATCCAACATGCCGAAGATTACGGCATTAAAGTAGGTACCTCTAAGGCGGATTGGGAAGCAATCGTTAAGCGCAGTCGCGGGGTTGCCGACGGCATGAGCAAGGGGGTAAACTTCCTGATGAAAAAGAATAAAATCACCGTAATCAATGGTCATGGCGCGCTGACGGCCAACAAGGAAGTGGAAGTAACCGATGCCCAGGGTGCCAAAACCTTGTACACTGCCACAAGCGTCATCATTGCTACGGGTGGACGAGCCAAAGGTTTGCCCAACGTACCCATCGATGGCGAAAAGGTGATCGATTACCGTAAAGCCATGGTTTTGGAAAAACAACCCAAAAGTATGGTGGTCATTGGGGCAGGTGCCATTGGAGTTGAATTTGCGTACGTCTACGACGCCATTGGGACCGAGGTAACCGTAGTTGAATTTTTGGAACAGGGTTTATTGCCCCGTGAAGATGCCGACATCTCCAAAGAACTGGCCAAAGTATACAGCAAAAAAGGCATCCGCGTGATGGCCAATTCCGCTGTAGAAACAGTAGATATTTCCGGCAAAGGTTGTGTGGTAAAAGTAAAAGACCGCAAGACAGGAAATATTGAGGAGATCAAATGTGATGTCGTTTTATCCGCAGCTGGAGTAGCCGCTAATATTGAAAACATTGGCCTGGAAGCCCTCGGCATCAAAACCGATCGGGGACTCATCCAGGTAGATGAATTCTACCGCACCAATGTGCCTGGCATTTATGCCATCGGCGACGCCGTTCCTGGTGCAGCCTTGGCTCACGTTGCCAGCGCAGAAGGCATCATCTGTGTAGAAAACATCACGGGTCACCACCCTCAACCGTTGGATTACAACAACATTCCATCCTGCACCTATTGTGTGCCCGAGGTGGCTTCGGTTGGTCTGACTGAACAACAAGCCAAAGAAAAAGGCTACGAAGTGAAAGTTGGCAAATTCCCTTTCAGCGCTTCTGGCAAAGCCAGTGCCGCAGGCGACAAAACCGGATTTGTCAAAGTCATTTTTGACGCCAAATACGGTGAATTTTTAGGCGCACACATGATTGGCCAAAACGTCACCGAGCTGATCGCAGAAGTGGTGACCGCCCGCAAACTGGAAACTACGGGTCACGAGATCATTAAGTCCGTCCACCCGCACCCGACCATGAGTGAAGCGGTCATGGAAGCGGCAGCAGCGGCTTATGGAGAGGTGATTCATATATAA